TGTATTCAAATTGGCCAGAACCATATTCTCCTGAACCGTATCCCCCTCATCCACAGCAACGTTGATCAGTTTTCCGCTTCTTTCAAATGCCAGCTCACTCGTCCGTGCGGCTGCTACGCGCCCGGTATAACTTCGCTGACGTACAAACGATTTGACGGGCTTCAGTTTGACAACTTCAACGGGAACCCCCACCTGTTTTGTATTGGTATCCGCTAATTCTGTAGAGAAAGCGACTTCAGAATACTCCCAGAATGCCACCGGCACACCAATCAGAATAAACGTGAATAACAGAAGTTGAAAGCGTTTCATAAGAACCACACATTTTGACGAAACGTCATTTTATTGTCAAAAAAACACCGTTTAAACAGGGATCTGTGGTAGCTCATTTCCAAAGACCTCCTGACTCACGCGATCAAAAACCGCGTCATAATCGACTTCGGTACTGAGCGGCTGCCATTGAATCCCGTCCAAAAAACGATGGTAATTTCGGCGTACCATATTAAAAGGATCAGACATCCCTAACTCCCCCAGCGAATTGCTGGTGGTAATAATCGAATATCCACCAACCGAAAGCGACCACAGCCCAAAGACAATTTCTTCGGGTGAGGCATTCTCAACTAGATGAACGTCCCCTCTGGCAATTCCATCACGCACAATTCCACCCACGATGCCGATGCAGCGATGTTCGTAATTTGACATTAAATTACGTCGTTCTTCGGAGGTTTTATCCCAAATCGAATCCAGGCGAATCGTTTGTTCGACACAAAAATGGTCGGGATAAGTCTTCACAAATAACTCGGCTGCCGTCCCGATCGCAGCAATCCGCTCGCGTGATGTTGCCTGAAACAAAGCCGCCTTTTCAAACATCGCCAACCGCTTTTCCAGCGTCTGAATCG
This window of the Gimesia fumaroli genome carries:
- a CDS encoding TetR/AcrR family transcriptional regulator, which produces MKTSDRKQREIQEREAKILECARPMFIEGGYNGLNMDRLTSMLEYSKGTIYNHFSCKEEIIITLAIQTLEKRLAMFEKAALFQATSRERIAAIGTAAELFVKTYPDHFCVEQTIRLDSIWDKTSEERRNLMSNYEHRCIGIVGGIVRDGIARGDVHLVENASPEEIVFGLWSLSVGGYSIITTSNSLGELGMSDPFNMVRRNYHRFLDGIQWQPLSTEVDYDAVFDRVSQEVFGNELPQIPV